A stretch of Babylonia areolata isolate BAREFJ2019XMU chromosome 23, ASM4173473v1, whole genome shotgun sequence DNA encodes these proteins:
- the LOC143298086 gene encoding ras-related protein Rab-21-like: MAEAEGRKYNFKVVLLGEGCVGKTSLVLRYVENKFNDRHLSTMQASFLNKRLNVGGKRVNLAIWDTAGQERFHALGPIYYRDSNGAILVYDITDEDSFQKVKNWVRELRRMLGQDVALCIVGNKIDLEKQRHVTIQEAETYAASVNAKHFHSSAKLNRGVEELFLDLSKEMITKSEGTLLRQGRPGGRGRRNNVVVVDDSKEEPPMKSGNCC, translated from the exons ATGGCCGAAGCAGAGGGGCGGAAGTACAATTTTAAAGTGGTTCTTCTCGGAGAAGGTTGTGTTGGAAAGACGTCTCTGGTTCTTCGCTATGTCGAGAATAAATTCAACGACAGACATTTAAGTACAATGCAA GCTTCCTTCCTGAATAAAAGACTGAATGTTGGAGGCAAGCGGGTGAATCTGGCAATATGG GACACGGCAGGTCAGGAGAGGTTTCACGCCTTGGGTCCAATCTACTACAGGGACAGCAACGGGGCCATCCTTGTGTATGACATCACTGATGAAGACTCTTTCCAAAAG GTGAAAAACTGGGTGAGAGAATTGCGGCGGATGCTTGGACAAGACGTTGCACTGTGTATCGTTGGCAACAAGATTGActtggagaaacagagacatgtgACGATACAAGAAGCAGAAAC ATACGCAGCTTCGGTCAATGCAAAGCATTTCCATTCATCTGCAAAGCTCAACAGAGGTGTTGAAGAACTCTTTTTAGACTTGAGTAAAG AGATGATTACGAAGTCAGAGGGCACACTGTTGAGACAAGGCCGACCAGGGGGCAGAGGTCGTCgcaataatgttgttgttgtcgatgacaGCAAAGAAGAACCACCGATGAAATCAGGGAATTGTTGTTGA